One Paracidovorax avenae ATCC 19860 genomic region harbors:
- a CDS encoding YicC/YloC family endoribonuclease — MAVYSMTGYASAQLEASATDADSGARPARLGIEIRSVNSRFLDLSFRLPDELRAQEPGLRALVTQHLKRGKVEVRASIESEAQGLIAPPSARMLQQLNSAQDSVRAWLPSAAPLSVADALRLCAGSSASSASWSPEDIQALAQRALEDLVAAREREGKRLSAMLQDRLKQLRALARQATPLVPQLVDQQRQRFLERWKEAMALAEGVPVPEAAQDRALAEATAFAIRIDVAEEITRLDSHLDEIERLLKKGGEIGKRLDFLIQELHREANTLGSKSAAMDLTRISVDMKVLIEQMREQVQNIE; from the coding sequence ATGGCAGTTTACAGCATGACCGGCTACGCGAGCGCCCAGCTCGAAGCCTCCGCCACCGATGCCGACAGCGGTGCCCGCCCCGCCCGCCTGGGTATCGAGATCCGCTCCGTCAACAGCCGCTTCCTGGATCTCTCCTTCCGCCTGCCCGACGAGCTCCGGGCCCAGGAGCCGGGCCTGCGCGCCCTCGTCACCCAGCACCTCAAGCGCGGCAAGGTGGAGGTGCGCGCCTCCATCGAATCGGAAGCCCAGGGCCTCATCGCCCCACCCTCCGCACGCATGCTGCAGCAGCTCAATTCGGCGCAGGACTCCGTCCGTGCCTGGCTGCCGTCCGCTGCGCCGCTGTCCGTGGCGGACGCGCTGCGCCTGTGCGCAGGTTCCTCGGCGTCTTCCGCGTCCTGGAGCCCCGAGGACATCCAGGCCCTCGCCCAGCGGGCCCTGGAAGACCTGGTGGCGGCGCGCGAGCGCGAGGGCAAGCGGCTCTCCGCCATGCTGCAGGACCGCCTGAAGCAGTTGCGCGCCCTGGCACGCCAGGCCACGCCCCTGGTGCCCCAGCTGGTGGACCAGCAGCGCCAGCGCTTCCTGGAGCGCTGGAAGGAAGCCATGGCGCTGGCCGAAGGCGTGCCGGTGCCCGAGGCGGCACAGGACCGGGCCCTGGCGGAAGCCACCGCGTTCGCCATCCGCATCGACGTCGCGGAAGAGATCACGCGCCTGGACTCCCATCTCGACGAGATCGAGCGCCTGCTGAAGAAGGGCGGGGAGATCGGCAAGCGGCTGGACTTCCTCATCCAGGAACTGCACCGCGAGGCCAACACCCTCGGCTCCAAGTCCGCCGCCATGGACCTGACCCGCATCAGCGTGGACATGAAAGTGCTCATCGAGCAGATGCGCGAACAGGTCCAGAACATCGAGTGA
- the gmk gene encoding guanylate kinase, which yields MDYPGNLFVVAAPSGAGKSSLVKALLELDSHVQPSVSHTTRPPRGQERHGREYFFTSEQEFDAMVAANGFIEWAHVHGRRYGTSRKSIEERIGQGADVILEIDFQGAMQVKEAFSNAVLIFILPPSWEELRSRLERRGEDAPDVIELRLKNAAIEMAQAEKFDFVIINELFERALFDMKTVVHAQRLKYAAQRRARADTFESLNIV from the coding sequence ATGGACTATCCCGGAAATCTCTTCGTAGTGGCGGCGCCGAGCGGCGCAGGCAAGTCGAGCCTGGTCAAGGCCTTGCTCGAACTCGACTCCCACGTGCAGCCCTCCGTCTCCCACACCACGCGGCCTCCGCGCGGCCAGGAACGGCATGGGCGCGAGTACTTCTTCACCTCGGAGCAGGAGTTCGACGCGATGGTCGCCGCCAACGGCTTCATCGAGTGGGCGCACGTGCACGGCCGCCGCTACGGCACCTCCCGCAAGAGCATCGAAGAGCGCATCGGGCAGGGCGCGGACGTGATCCTCGAGATCGACTTCCAGGGGGCCATGCAGGTGAAGGAGGCCTTCTCCAACGCCGTGCTCATCTTCATCCTGCCGCCGAGCTGGGAAGAGCTGCGCTCGCGGCTGGAGCGCCGCGGCGAGGACGCTCCCGACGTGATCGAGCTGCGGCTCAAGAATGCAGCCATCGAGATGGCGCAGGCCGAGAAATTCGACTTCGTTATAATCAACGAGCTTTTCGAACGGGCGCTTTTCGACATGAAAACCGTCGTTCACGCCCAGCGGCTCAAGTACGCAGCCCAGCGCCGGGCACGTGCCGACACCTTCGAATCCCTCAATATCGTCTAG
- the rpoZ gene encoding DNA-directed RNA polymerase subunit omega, with protein MARITVEDCLEHIPNRFQLVLAATYRARMLSQGHAPKIESRNKPAVTALREIAEGKIGLEMLKKVPG; from the coding sequence ATGGCACGCATCACCGTTGAAGACTGCCTCGAGCACATCCCGAACCGTTTCCAGCTCGTCCTGGCAGCCACGTACCGCGCGCGCATGCTGAGCCAGGGCCACGCCCCCAAGATCGAGAGCCGCAACAAGCCCGCCGTGACGGCCCTGCGCGAGATCGCCGAAGGCAAGATCGGCCTGGAGATGCTCAAGAAGGTGCCCGGCTGA
- a CDS encoding RelA/SpoT family protein — translation MNEVLTKPSAPEPRPGSAPAAGVSAAAANAAAASFASLTENLDYLDAASIEQVRQAYKFADKAHLGQLRSSGEPYITHPIAVAAQCATWKLDAQALMAALLHDAMEDCGVTKADLLERFGPQVAELVDGLTKLDKLQFNTREENQAESFRKMLLAMARDVRVILIKLADRTHNMRTLSDMPRTKWGRIASETLEIYAPIAHRLGLNQTYRELQDLSFRHLHPWRYATLSKAVNKARNRRRDLIQKVQAEVDAAFARIGMKARLAGREKTLYAIYQKMDTKHLSFAQVTDIYGFRVIVSSVTDCYTALGVLHQLYKPVPGRFKDHIAIAKLNGYQSLHTTLVGPSGVNIEFQMRTEEMHVVAEAGVAAHWLYKAENAEGSTAERLGTKWLQSLLDIQNETRDAAEFWDHVKVDLFPDAVYVFTPKSQIMALPRGATVVDFAYAIHSNVGDRATAAKINNEQVPLRTELKNGDVVEIITAPVSTPNPAWLGFVRTGRARSKIRHYLKTLAHTESAGLGEKLLTQALRAEGLERLPSEDENQALWDKLLRFTGNRTRTELMTDIGLGKRIAGIVAKRLMVLMAEHGHRPDALLLTRERYTSHENVSQGGVTLDGSENASVQYASCCRPVPGDPIVGYLGRGEGLVVHNAQCGVAKKLQHKDSERFITVDWADEPTRMFETGIVVTVTNGKGVLARIAAELASSEADIVHVDMDEEKAMDTTDLRLVVAVRDQAHVEAALRNLRRTTAVLRAFRILPSP, via the coding sequence ATGAATGAGGTCCTGACCAAACCCTCCGCCCCGGAGCCGCGCCCCGGCAGCGCCCCGGCGGCGGGCGTGTCCGCGGCAGCCGCCAATGCGGCCGCCGCCAGCTTCGCCTCGCTCACCGAGAACCTCGATTACCTCGATGCAGCCAGCATCGAGCAGGTGCGGCAGGCCTACAAATTCGCTGACAAGGCCCACCTGGGGCAACTGCGCAGCAGCGGCGAGCCCTACATCACCCATCCCATCGCGGTGGCCGCCCAGTGCGCCACCTGGAAGCTCGACGCCCAGGCCCTGATGGCGGCGTTGCTGCACGATGCGATGGAAGACTGCGGCGTCACCAAGGCCGACCTGCTGGAGCGCTTCGGACCGCAGGTCGCCGAACTCGTGGACGGCCTCACCAAGCTCGACAAGCTGCAGTTCAACACCCGCGAGGAGAACCAGGCCGAATCCTTCCGCAAGATGCTGCTGGCCATGGCGCGCGACGTGCGCGTCATCCTGATCAAGCTGGCGGACCGCACGCACAACATGCGCACGCTCTCGGACATGCCCCGCACCAAGTGGGGCCGCATCGCATCCGAGACACTCGAGATCTACGCCCCCATTGCCCACCGCCTGGGCCTGAACCAGACCTACCGCGAACTGCAGGACCTGTCCTTCCGCCACCTGCACCCGTGGCGCTACGCCACCCTCTCCAAGGCGGTGAACAAGGCGCGCAACCGCCGGCGCGACCTCATCCAGAAAGTGCAGGCCGAGGTGGACGCCGCCTTCGCCCGCATCGGCATGAAGGCCCGGCTCGCCGGCCGCGAAAAGACGCTCTACGCCATCTACCAGAAGATGGACACCAAGCACCTGAGCTTCGCCCAGGTGACGGACATCTACGGCTTCCGGGTGATCGTGTCGTCGGTGACCGACTGCTACACCGCACTGGGCGTCCTCCACCAGCTCTACAAGCCCGTGCCGGGCAGGTTCAAGGACCACATCGCCATCGCCAAGCTCAACGGCTACCAGTCGCTGCACACCACGCTCGTGGGCCCCTCGGGTGTCAACATCGAGTTCCAGATGCGCACCGAGGAGATGCACGTGGTGGCCGAAGCCGGCGTTGCGGCGCACTGGCTCTACAAGGCCGAGAACGCCGAAGGCAGCACGGCCGAACGCCTGGGCACCAAGTGGCTGCAGTCGCTGCTGGACATCCAGAACGAGACGCGCGACGCCGCCGAGTTCTGGGACCACGTGAAGGTGGACCTGTTCCCGGACGCCGTCTACGTCTTCACGCCCAAGAGCCAGATCATGGCCCTGCCCCGCGGCGCCACGGTGGTCGATTTCGCCTATGCCATCCACAGCAACGTGGGTGACCGGGCCACAGCCGCGAAGATCAACAACGAGCAGGTCCCGCTGCGCACCGAGCTGAAGAACGGCGACGTGGTGGAGATCATCACCGCGCCCGTTTCCACCCCCAACCCCGCGTGGCTGGGCTTCGTGCGCACCGGGCGAGCCCGATCAAAGATCCGCCACTACCTCAAGACGCTCGCCCACACCGAGTCCGCCGGCCTCGGCGAGAAGCTGCTCACCCAGGCCCTGCGCGCCGAAGGGCTGGAGCGCCTGCCGTCGGAAGACGAGAACCAGGCCCTCTGGGACAAGCTGTTGCGCTTCACCGGCAACCGCACGCGCACCGAGCTGATGACCGACATCGGCCTGGGCAAGCGCATCGCCGGCATCGTGGCCAAACGGCTCATGGTGCTGATGGCCGAACACGGCCACCGCCCCGACGCCCTGCTGCTGACCCGCGAGCGCTACACCTCGCACGAAAATGTCTCGCAGGGCGGCGTCACGCTAGACGGCAGCGAGAACGCCTCCGTGCAGTACGCCAGCTGCTGCAGGCCGGTACCGGGCGACCCGATCGTCGGCTACCTGGGCCGCGGCGAAGGCCTCGTCGTCCACAACGCCCAATGCGGTGTGGCCAAGAAGCTGCAGCACAAGGACAGCGAGCGCTTCATCACCGTCGATTGGGCGGACGAGCCGACCCGCATGTTCGAAACCGGCATCGTGGTGACTGTCACCAACGGCAAGGGCGTGCTGGCACGCATCGCCGCGGAACTCGCCAGCTCCGAGGCGGACATCGTGCATGTGGACATGGACGAGGAAAAGGCCATGGACACGACCGACCTGCGCCTCGTGGTGGCCGTGCGCGACCAGGCGCACGTCGAGGCCGCGCTGCGCAACCTGCGGCGCACCACGGCCGTCCTGCGCGCCTTCCGCATCCTTCCGTCGCCCTAG
- the greB gene encoding transcription elongation factor GreB produces MSKAFTKETDNAPDDDAELPSAPPLPAGSKNYMTPAGYARLRSELLELMDNERPKVVEVVHWAASNGDRSENGDYLYGKKRLREIDRRIRFLTKRLDMAEVVDPSLHHGSDQVFFGATVTYVDDLDVERTVTILGIDEVDSSQSQVSWVSPVARALLKAREGDEVRLGTPGGLRTLEILRVEYPARTPS; encoded by the coding sequence ATGAGCAAGGCCTTCACCAAGGAAACGGACAACGCCCCCGACGACGATGCGGAGCTCCCGTCCGCGCCGCCGTTGCCCGCCGGCAGCAAGAACTACATGACGCCGGCAGGCTATGCGCGGCTGCGGTCCGAACTGCTCGAGCTGATGGACAACGAGCGGCCGAAGGTGGTGGAGGTCGTTCACTGGGCTGCGAGCAATGGCGACCGTTCCGAGAACGGCGACTACCTCTACGGCAAGAAGCGCCTGCGCGAGATCGACCGGCGCATCCGCTTCCTGACCAAGCGCCTGGACATGGCCGAGGTGGTCGATCCTTCCCTGCACCACGGCAGCGACCAGGTGTTCTTCGGCGCCACGGTCACCTACGTGGACGACCTGGACGTGGAACGGACGGTGACCATCCTGGGGATCGACGAGGTGGACAGCAGCCAGTCGCAGGTGAGCTGGGTGTCGCCCGTGGCGCGCGCGCTGCTGAAGGCGCGCGAGGGCGACGAGGTCCGGCTGGGGACGCCTGGCGGACTGCGCACGCTGGAGATCCTGCGGGTCGAATACCCCGCACGGACGCCTTCCTGA
- a CDS encoding lysozyme yields MTMVTSGRGIALIEEFEGFRAQAYRDPVGIWTIGYGFTRGVRAGDTMTREQADARLRQELGEYEAGVARATGGRATQAQFDALVSFAFNVGVEGMAASSVLRAHNRGDHEAAARAFALWNKAGGKTWPGLTRRRAAEAALYLGDAPAGMPRAVEPERTMAESTINRAGVAAGSTAAVAAIAETARAVSDIKASADSLGDWLQPLLMVAVVALCSYIVRERIRVRREGWS; encoded by the coding sequence ATGACCATGGTGACTTCCGGGCGCGGCATCGCGCTGATCGAGGAGTTCGAGGGTTTCCGCGCCCAGGCGTACCGCGATCCCGTGGGCATCTGGACCATCGGCTACGGTTTCACGCGCGGCGTGCGTGCCGGGGACACGATGACGCGCGAGCAGGCCGATGCCCGCCTGCGCCAGGAGCTGGGCGAGTACGAGGCGGGCGTGGCGCGGGCCACGGGCGGCCGGGCCACGCAGGCGCAGTTCGATGCGCTGGTGTCTTTCGCGTTCAACGTGGGCGTCGAGGGCATGGCCGCTTCCAGCGTCCTGCGGGCGCACAACCGTGGCGACCACGAAGCTGCTGCGCGGGCATTCGCCCTGTGGAACAAGGCCGGAGGCAAGACGTGGCCCGGGTTGACCCGGCGCCGTGCCGCAGAGGCTGCGCTGTACCTGGGCGATGCGCCTGCCGGCATGCCCCGGGCCGTCGAGCCCGAGCGCACCATGGCAGAGAGCACGATCAACCGCGCAGGCGTCGCCGCAGGCAGCACTGCGGCGGTGGCCGCCATCGCCGAGACGGCGCGGGCGGTCAGCGACATCAAGGCCAGCGCGGACAGCCTGGGTGACTGGCTGCAGCCGTTGCTGATGGTGGCCGTGGTGGCGCTGTGCTCCTATATCGTCCGTGAGCGGATCCGTGTACGGCGGGAGGGCTGGTCATGA
- a CDS encoding DUF4376 domain-containing protein, with product MQFINTQTRRWPMSMEDVVAEEQAAGVIAVIGDGYQGHGPYRTVGQGEQPLHDPLTEFIVPLAPEADEDGNWVQGYEVRSMSAGDIEQALQADKARLMAAATARRRAAEAGGLTLADGKRLGTSIEDQNRITGLVANAEIAGLVSLDFKSESGWITLSVGDLHTAAAAMVTHVQACFSAERKHHEAIAALQNRADAARYDIEAGWPI from the coding sequence ATGCAGTTCATCAATACACAGACCAGGCGCTGGCCCATGTCCATGGAGGACGTCGTGGCCGAAGAGCAGGCAGCTGGCGTCATCGCCGTGATCGGCGACGGTTATCAAGGGCATGGCCCCTATCGGACGGTTGGACAAGGCGAGCAGCCTCTACATGATCCGCTGACCGAATTCATCGTGCCGCTGGCCCCTGAGGCCGATGAGGATGGCAACTGGGTCCAGGGTTATGAAGTCCGGTCCATGTCGGCCGGCGATATCGAGCAGGCCCTCCAAGCCGACAAGGCGCGGCTGATGGCCGCGGCAACGGCTCGGCGCCGGGCTGCGGAAGCAGGGGGCTTGACGCTTGCAGACGGCAAGCGGCTTGGCACGTCCATAGAGGACCAGAACCGCATCACTGGGTTGGTTGCGAACGCGGAAATTGCCGGTCTCGTGTCCTTGGACTTCAAGTCCGAGAGTGGCTGGATCACGCTGTCGGTGGGCGATCTGCACACCGCCGCCGCCGCCATGGTCACGCATGTGCAGGCCTGTTTCTCTGCAGAACGCAAGCACCACGAGGCCATCGCTGCGCTGCAGAACAGGGCTGATGCTGCTAGGTACGACATAGAGGCCGGTTGGCCGATATGA